From a region of the Panicum virgatum strain AP13 chromosome 2K, P.virgatum_v5, whole genome shotgun sequence genome:
- the LOC120694732 gene encoding thioredoxin reductase NTRC-like, which translates to MAVTRVAGAAALPAAPPSSRRRRAALPSSCRPLPTSRASKALHAAAAAAGAVDEEILAASPSSDSSKGVENLVIIGSGPAGYTAAIYAARANLKPVVFEGYQVGGVPGGQLMTTTEVENFPGFQEGITGPDLMDRMRKQAERWGAELHQEDVEFVNVKSSPFVIRSSDREVKCYSVIIATGATAKRLRLPREDEFWSRGISACAICDGASPLFKGQVLAVVGGGDTATEEAIYLTKYARHVHLLVRKDQLQASKAMQDRVLNNPNITVHFNTEAMDVVSNDKGQMSGIQLKRTDTGEESVLEVKGLFYGIGHTPNSQLLQGQIELDSAGYILVKEGSAKTSVDGVFAAGDVQDHEWRQAVTAAGSGCIAALSVERYLVANDLLVEFHQPVQEETKKDITNKDVEMGFDISRTKHKGQYALRKIYHESPRLICVLYTSPTCGPCRTLKPILSKVIDEYGEYVHFVEIDIEEDPEIAEAAGIMGTPCVQYFKNKEMLRTVSGVKMKKEYREFIESHK; encoded by the exons ATGGCGGTCACGCGCGTCGCGGGGGCCGCCGCActcccggccgcgccgccctcctcccgccgccgccgggccgcgcTCCCCTCCTCCTGCCGGCCTCTCCCCACCTCCCGCGCGTCCAAGgcgctgcacgccgccgccgccgccgcaggcgcgGTCGACGAGGAGATCCTCGCCGCGTCGCCTTCCTCAG ATTCTAGCAAGGGAGTGGAGAACCTGGTGATCATTGGTTCCGGCCCGGCCGGGTACACTGCTGCAATTTACGCTGCCAGGGCAAACCTGAAGCCCGTCGTGTTCGAAGGTTACCAGGTGGGTGGTGTCCCTGGTGGGCAGCTGATGACCACGACCGAGGTGGAGAATTTCCCTGGTTTTCAAGAAGGTATAACGGGACCTGATCTGATGGACAG AATGCGTAAGCAAGCGGAACGCTGGGGTGCGGAGCTTCACCAAGAGGATGTTGAGTTTGTGAATGTAAAGAGCAGCCCATTTGTTATCCGTAGCAGCGATCGCGAG GTGAAATGTTATAGTGTAATCATTGCAACTGGAGCAACAGCTAAGCGCCTCCGTTTGCCTCGTGAAGATGAATTTTGGAGTAGAGGTATCAGCGCATGTGCCATATGTGACGGAGCATCGCCACTGTTCAAGGGTCAAGTTCTTGCAGTTGTTGGAGGTGGTGATACAGCTACAGAGGAAGCAATATATTTGACAAAGTATGCTCGCCATGTTCATTTACTTGTTAGAAAGGATCAGCTACAGGCATCCAAAGCTATGCAGGACAG AGTACTCAACAACCCCAACATAACAGTACATTTCAATACCGAAGCCATGGATGTTGTTAGCAATGATAAAGGTCAGATGTCTGGCATTCAACTGAAGAGAACCGATACAGGAGAGGAATCAGTTCTTGAGGTGAAAGGTCTATTTTATGGCATAGGACATACTCCAAACAGTCAGCTTTTGCAAGGTCAGATTGAACTTGATAGTGCTGGCTATATTTTAGTTAAAGAAGGTTCAGCCAAAACTTCAGTGGATGGTGTATTTGCTGCTGGTGATGTTCAG GATCATGAATGGAGACAAGCGGTTACTGCAGCTGGATCTGGATGTATAGCTGCTTTGTCAGTTGAAAGATACTTAGTTGCCAATGATCTTCTTGTTGAATTTCACCAG CCTGTTCAAGAAGAAACAAAGAAGGATATTACTAACAAAGATGTTGAAATGGGCTTTGACATTTCTCGCACAAAACACAAGGGACAG TATGCACTCCGCAAAATATACCATGAGAGTCCACGGCTCATTTGTGTTCTATACACTTCTCCTACATGTGGTCCTTGCAGAACCTTGAAACCAATTTTGAGCAAG GTTATAGATGAGTATGGTGAGTACGTTCATTTTGTTGAAATTGATATTGAAGAGGATCCTGAAATAGCAGAAGCTGCAGGCATCATGGGAACACCTTGTGTCCAATATTTTAAGAATAAAGAAATGCTCAG GACTGTCTCTGGTGTGAAAATGAAGAAGGAATATCGGGAGTTTATCGAGTCGCACAAATGA
- the LOC120695606 gene encoding uncharacterized protein LOC120695606 yields the protein MRTPPPPRRRTPRRIQMIPLPWHGGARAWLSKLFPRYGHYCGPNWSSGKEAGSVLWDRRPVDHLDFCCYCHDMAYDTHDQAQLLRADLAFLRCLEGSRQTPARDGIAAAVIYRAMCIFGLKTILIPYRTNLVRLQTGPNYADFFADFVKRVASSSGRPTSGEKQRL from the exons atgcgcacgccgccgccgccgcggcggcgaactCCTCGCCGCATCCAGATGATCCCG CTGCcgtggcacggcggcgcgcgggcgtggCTGTCCAAGCTCTTCCCGCGCTACGGCCACTACTGCGGGCCCAACTGGTCCAGCGGCAAGGAGGCCGGCTCCGTGCTCTGGGACCGCCGCCCCGTCGACCACCTCGACTTCTGCTGCTACTGCCACGACATGGCCTACGACACCCACGACCAGGCCCAGCTCCTCCGCGCCGACCTCGCCTTCCTCCGCTGCCTCGAGGGCAGCCGCCAGACCCCCGCACGCGacggcatcgccgccgccgtcatctACCGCGCCATGTGCATCTTCG GACTGAAGACGATCCTGATCCCGTACCGGACCAACCTCGTGCGGCTGCAGACCGGGCCGAATTACGCCGATTTCTTCGCCGATTTCGTGAAGAGGGTCGCGTCGTCGTCGGGCAGGCCGACcagcggcgagaagcagagatTGTGA